One part of the Aquila chrysaetos chrysaetos unplaced genomic scaffold, bAquChr1.4, whole genome shotgun sequence genome encodes these proteins:
- the RELB gene encoding transcription factor RelB isoform X3, whose protein sequence is MALPLGAALQDPSLAMAHAAPVTEIIEEVMKEDGFQLDPAPVLPKALTKGSAKLVARGSNPVVATRPLHPAESCPLAAGLAPYGAPVLPADTRSPQLAQSLSTLSLSPKLVPRGTTGIGGRHRWSPAAGHGKEQLEELLEPPKLVITEQPKQRGMRFRYECEGRSAGSILGKSSTDASKTLPAIELLNCHTIPEVKVTACLVWKDWPYRVHPHGLVGKDCSNGLCEVVLKPQTNPKHSFSNLGIQCVKKKEIETAIEKKLQLGIDPFKAGSLKNHQEVDMNVVRICFQASYKDCSGQTRHLSPVLSEPIFDKKSTNTSELRICRMNKESGPCTGGEELYLLCDKVQKEDIAVVFRKETWEARADFSQADVHRQVAIVFKTPPYQHLELAEPVEVEVFLQRLTDSVCSESFRFTYLPKDHDAYRVNMKRKRGMPDILEELSGADPYGIEAKRRKKPLGYMDHFAPLPVAEDAFALFTAEPEPFDALAQLYVPFVPPALREGLPPPLPPHGLPGLSGPRTAGRALRFPTPCPPLPPHRPPPHRQPGGHPYVPRALQRG, encoded by the exons ATGGCCCTGCCGCTCG GAGCTGCCCTGCAGGATCCCAGCCTGGCCATGGCACACGCCGCACCCGTGACTG AGATCATTGAAGAAGTCATGAAGGAGGACGGTTTCCAGCTGGATCCGGCCCCCGTCTTGCCCAAAGCGTTGACCAAAGgctcagccaagctggtggcCCGTGGCTCCAACCCTGTAGTGGCCACCCGGCCACTGCACCCAGCTGAGTCCTGCCCACTGGCAGCCGGCTTGGCACCCTATGGTGCCCCGGTGCTGCCAGCTGACACGCGGTCCCCGCAGCTCGCCCAAAGCCTCAGCACCCTCTCGCTGTCACCCAAGCTGGTGCCGCGGGGAACGACGGGCATTGGCGGGCGGCACCGGTGGTCTCCGGCCGCCGGACACGGcaaagagcagctggaggagctgctggagccacCCAAATTGGTGATCACGGAGCAGCCCAAGCAGCGGGGCATGCGCTTTCGCTACGAGTGCGAGGGCCGCTCAGCCGGCAGCATCCTGGGCAAGAGCAGCACGGACGCCAGCAAGACGCTGCCGGCCATCGAG CTACTGAACTGCCACACGATCCCCGAGGTGAAGGTGACGGCGTGCTTGGTGTGGAAGGACTGGCCCTACCGCGTCCACCCCCACGGCCTGGTGGGCAAGGACTGCAGCAACGGGCTCTGCGAGGTCGTCCTCAAGCCCCAGACCAACCCCAAGCACAG CTTTAGCAACCTGGGCATCCAGTGCGTGAAGAAGAAGGAGATCGAGACGGCGATAGAGAAGAAGCTGCAGTTGGGCATTGACCCCTTCAaag ccGGTTCCCTCAAGAATCATCAGGAGGTGGACATGAACGTGGTGAGGATCTGCTTCCAGGCCTCCTACAAGGACTGCTCCGGGCAGACACGGCACCTCAGCCCGGTGCTCTCGGAGCCCATCTTCGACAAGA AGTCCACCAACACCTCGGAGCTACGGATCTGCCGGATGAACAAGGAGAGCGGTCCTTGCACGGGCGGCGAGGAGCTCTACCTGCTCTGCGACAAAGTCCAGAAAG AGGACATTGCAGTGGTTTTCCGGAAGGAGACGTGGGAGGCGCGGGCGGACTTCTCGCAGGCCGACGTGCACCGCCAGGTCGCCATTGTCTTCAAGACACCACCCTACCAGCACCTGGAGCTGGCTGAGCCCGTGGAGGTGGAGGTCTTCCTGCAACGGCTCACCGACAGCGTCTGCAGCGAGTCCTTCCGCTTCACCTACCTGCCCAAGGACCACG ATGCCTACAGGGTGAACATGAAGCGGAAGCGGGGGATGCCTGACATCCTGGAGGAGCTCTCGGGTgcag aTCCGTACGGGATCGAAgccaagaggaggaagaagccgCTGGGATACATGGATCACTTCGCGCCCTTGCCGGTGGCAG aagaTGCCTTCGCCCTCTTCACTGCCGAGCCGGAACCCTTTGATGCCCTAGCCCAGCTCTACGTCCCTTTCGTCCCCCCGGCCCTCCGTGAGGGGTTGcccccccccctacccccccacGGACTTCCCGGCCTGTCTGGGCCCCGAACTGCTGGCCGAGCCCTACGGTTCCCCACCCCgtgccccccccttcccccccaccgACCCCCACCCCACCGCCAGCCTGGTGGGCACCCATATGTTCCCCGGGCACTACAAAGAGGCTGA